A part of Miscanthus floridulus cultivar M001 chromosome 6, ASM1932011v1, whole genome shotgun sequence genomic DNA contains:
- the LOC136459166 gene encoding calcium-binding protein PBP1-like, which yields MHGETASENLHGFTHPPYITNYLPLHHPSTTAIVRPSIFTVISQDNSSSGSDKGSSMQFQDFLPLMARKLGVEGLIQELCKGFQMLMEPRTGKITFQSLKQNVARLRLGELRDDELLEMVREGDLDGDGALDQMEFCILMVRLSPELMEEEAHRMFQY from the coding sequence ATGCACGGGGAGACTGCTTCCGAGAACCTCCATGGATTCACGCATCCCCCTTATATAACCAACTACCTCCCTCTCCATCACCCATCTACCACAGCCATTGTCAGACCTTCAATCTTCACCGTGATCTCCCAGGACAATTCCAGTTCGGGCTCAGACAAGGGCTCCTCCATGCAGTTCCAGGACTTCCTGCCGTTGATGGCGAGGAAGCTCGGGGTGGAGGGGCTGATTCAGGAGCTCTGCAAAGGGTTCCAGATGCTCATGGAACCCAGGACAGGCAAGATCACCTTCCAGAGCCTGAAGCAGAATGTGGCCAGGCTCAGGCTTGGAGAGCTCCGCGATGATGAGCTCCTGGAGATGGTGAGGGAAGGGGATCTGGACGGGGATGGGGCACTGGATCAGATGGAGTTCTGCATTCTCATGGTCAGACTGAGCCCTGAGCTGATGGAAGAAGAGGCACACAGGATGTTTCAATATTGA